The following coding sequences lie in one Candidatus Neptunochlamydia sp. REUL1 genomic window:
- a CDS encoding PHP domain-containing protein, which produces MYRADLHCHSTCSDGTCSPSELLVLAKEKGLDGLAITDHDTLDAYTEELFAEAESLGVKLFVGVEFSTRHKGYPVHLLGYGMKKTPEILDFCDKHQERRLYRNRAILKRLKRLSIIVDEEELGNPKDRTVGRPHIAQLLLEKGIVSSIQEAFNRFIGEGKPCFEPGESVTPQETIQTIQNAGGKAFIAHPHLVRKGAVLNALLSMPFDGIECYYGRFHNHEKRWLTVAEKNGLLVSGGSDFHGTVKPYIELGCSWVGEDNVLKLFGET; this is translated from the coding sequence ATGTATCGTGCTGATCTTCATTGCCATTCCACTTGTAGTGATGGAACGTGCAGTCCTAGTGAGTTACTTGTATTAGCAAAAGAGAAAGGGCTAGATGGTCTCGCTATTACGGACCATGATACGCTTGATGCCTATACGGAAGAGCTTTTTGCTGAAGCAGAATCGCTTGGAGTCAAGCTTTTTGTAGGGGTGGAATTTTCAACACGCCATAAGGGTTATCCTGTGCATCTTCTTGGATACGGAATGAAGAAAACCCCTGAAATTCTTGATTTTTGTGACAAACACCAAGAAAGGCGTCTCTATCGCAACCGCGCTATTTTAAAAAGGCTGAAGCGACTCTCGATTATTGTTGATGAGGAAGAACTCGGCAACCCAAAAGATAGGACAGTGGGGCGTCCTCATATTGCACAACTCCTACTGGAGAAAGGAATTGTTTCCTCAATTCAAGAAGCGTTCAACCGGTTCATTGGGGAAGGGAAGCCCTGCTTTGAACCAGGTGAGAGCGTCACACCACAAGAGACGATTCAGACCATCCAAAATGCCGGTGGAAAAGCCTTTATTGCCCACCCCCACTTGGTAAGAAAGGGGGCCGTCTTGAATGCTTTGCTTTCGATGCCTTTTGATGGAATTGAATGTTATTATGGGCGTTTTCATAATCACGAAAAACGCTGGCTTACTGTAGCTGAGAAGAATGGGCTTCTTGTGAGTGGTGGTTCAGATTTTCACGGAACAGTGAAGCCTTATATTGAGCTTGGTTGTTCCTGGGTTGGAGAAGACAATGTCTTGAAACTTTTTGGAGAGACATGA
- the murB gene encoding UDP-N-acetylmuramate dehydrogenase has product MSIETRIELNKPLKGLSTFGIGGNARYFISVQTIAEMQELRLFLNREGMPYWVVGKGSNSLFSDRGFDGMIVLNKIDFFEFDEGVLHVGAGYSFSLLGAQMARKKWSGLEFASGIPGSVGGAIYMNAGANGKETCDALTHVGVIDKSGELVEIADLAFSYRTSPFQNSEDIIVSGRFQLIKYEQARKDQLEIVEYRMRTQPYGEKSAGCIFRNPDSIGAGALIEECGLKGKRIGGAEVSTLHGNFIINRGEAKTSDVLELAKYIKETIREKTGHELEMEIRPIPYNIGGR; this is encoded by the coding sequence GTGTCTATCGAAACCCGTATTGAACTCAACAAGCCCCTAAAGGGACTCTCAACATTTGGAATCGGGGGAAATGCTCGTTATTTTATCTCTGTCCAAACGATAGCCGAGATGCAAGAGCTTAGGCTGTTTCTTAACCGCGAAGGCATGCCTTATTGGGTTGTCGGGAAGGGTTCTAATTCTCTTTTTAGTGATCGAGGGTTTGATGGGATGATCGTCCTTAACAAAATTGATTTTTTTGAATTCGATGAAGGGGTTCTTCATGTGGGAGCTGGGTATTCATTCTCCCTTCTAGGGGCGCAAATGGCGCGAAAAAAATGGAGCGGCCTGGAGTTTGCTTCAGGAATCCCTGGGTCTGTTGGGGGAGCTATCTATATGAATGCTGGCGCAAATGGGAAGGAAACCTGCGACGCCCTCACCCATGTGGGAGTGATTGATAAGAGTGGAGAGCTTGTGGAGATAGCAGACCTTGCATTTTCGTATCGCACCTCTCCTTTTCAAAATAGTGAGGACATCATCGTCTCAGGACGATTTCAACTTATAAAGTATGAACAGGCTCGAAAGGATCAACTCGAGATTGTCGAATATCGAATGCGGACGCAACCGTATGGCGAAAAAAGTGCGGGGTGTATTTTTCGTAATCCTGATTCTATAGGGGCTGGTGCTCTAATCGAAGAATGCGGTTTGAAAGGAAAGCGTATAGGGGGAGCTGAAGTTTCGACTCTTCATGGAAATTTTATTATCAATCGGGGAGAAGCTAAGACTTCAGATGTTCTAGAGCTCGCCAAGTATATCAAAGAAACGATAAGGGAAAAAACAGGGCATGAGCTTGAAATGGAAATACGCCCCATTCCTTACAATATTGGAGGGCGCTGA
- the nusB gene encoding transcription antitermination factor NusB produces MEEVFWYPSGVMVVPQRKFREIVFQMVYSRDLNNEADAKVLSSMLDQFVVTRKVLHHAFAKVEKIFGIMDEIDALISKFSKDYDFKRISRVERNILRLGVFELKYEGEVPPKVAIAEAIRLSRKFGTPEGGAFVNAVLDAIFQSEDSPCLSKPVLNSTSP; encoded by the coding sequence TTGGAAGAGGTTTTCTGGTATCCTTCTGGAGTTATGGTTGTTCCTCAAAGAAAGTTTAGAGAAATCGTCTTCCAGATGGTTTATAGTCGTGATCTCAATAATGAGGCTGATGCGAAAGTTCTTTCTTCCATGCTTGACCAATTTGTGGTTACACGGAAGGTGCTCCATCATGCTTTTGCAAAGGTGGAAAAGATTTTCGGAATCATGGATGAGATCGATGCCTTGATTTCTAAATTTTCAAAAGATTATGATTTCAAAAGGATCTCCCGTGTCGAGCGCAACATTTTACGCCTCGGTGTTTTTGAATTAAAATATGAAGGAGAGGTCCCTCCTAAAGTGGCTATTGCTGAGGCGATTCGACTCAGTCGAAAGTTTGGAACCCCTGAGGGAGGAGCGTTTGTCAACGCTGTATTAGATGCAATCTTTCAATCAGAGGACTCCCCGTGTCTATCGAAACCCGTATTGAACTCAACAAGCCCCTAA
- a CDS encoding MgtC/SapB family protein, with product MIECHEELILAGHILLAAFLGAVIGLERERHVGLAGIRTHAAVALGSCLFGFISMNVTGPSFSNTMTGAADPSRIAAQIVSGIGFLGAGVILRDKGRIRGLTTAATVWATASIGLAVANKMYILAVSSTIIILALLSMYRLPGWMKWKKKIQGKAYDDD from the coding sequence ATGATTGAATGTCATGAAGAGTTAATACTTGCTGGGCACATTCTGCTGGCTGCATTCCTGGGGGCTGTAATCGGGCTCGAAAGAGAGCGCCATGTAGGACTTGCTGGAATCCGGACCCATGCCGCCGTCGCTTTGGGATCTTGCCTATTTGGGTTTATTTCTATGAATGTCACCGGTCCTAGCTTCTCCAATACGATGACTGGAGCAGCTGACCCCTCACGGATTGCCGCTCAAATTGTCAGTGGTATCGGTTTCTTGGGAGCTGGTGTAATTCTTCGAGATAAAGGGCGTATTCGAGGCCTCACGACGGCAGCAACGGTGTGGGCCACTGCGTCGATTGGGCTTGCCGTCGCAAATAAAATGTATATCCTAGCCGTCTCCTCAACAATAATTATCCTCGCCCTCCTTTCCATGTACCGCCTTCCTGGTTGGATGAAGTGGAAAAAGAAAATCCAAGGGAAAGCTTACGACGACGATTGA
- a CDS encoding 3'-5' exonuclease — protein sequence MLGIFLDSETNGLNVRKHHICELAYKIVDVESGETLEAFETLIHIPFEEWGKSDPASLKVNGFTWEHLKDGMTLQEVAEEVKLSFKRCGIQRSGAVFICQNPSFDRAFFTQLIDADVQEKLNWPYHWLDLASMYWMKCLTSKSPNPWDTGISKDKIAKALGLPTEAEPHKAMNGVDHLMLCYEAVVGFPTAIN from the coding sequence GTGCTTGGTATCTTTTTAGACTCAGAAACCAATGGTCTTAATGTCCGTAAACACCATATCTGCGAGCTTGCTTACAAAATTGTTGATGTGGAAAGTGGAGAGACCCTTGAAGCTTTCGAAACCCTCATCCATATTCCCTTTGAAGAGTGGGGGAAAAGTGATCCTGCAAGTCTCAAAGTTAATGGCTTTACGTGGGAACACCTAAAGGATGGAATGACGCTCCAAGAGGTTGCTGAAGAAGTGAAGCTTTCCTTCAAACGCTGCGGTATCCAAAGAAGCGGCGCTGTATTTATCTGCCAAAACCCTTCATTTGACCGCGCTTTTTTCACGCAGCTTATCGATGCAGACGTCCAAGAAAAGCTCAATTGGCCCTACCATTGGCTCGATTTGGCCTCGATGTATTGGATGAAGTGCCTCACTAGCAAAAGTCCAAATCCCTGGGATACAGGTATCTCTAAAGACAAAATCGCTAAGGCTCTTGGCCTCCCTACTGAAGCGGAGCCCCATAAAGCCATGAACGGCGTTGATCACCTGATGCTCTGCTATGAAGCTGTCGTCGGCTTTCCTACAGCTATAAACTGA
- a CDS encoding M48 family metalloprotease — protein sequence MSAIIDGTEGSTGAEFFELHENQEEPPLNTKTSSIATSVFNYFFPRHPYTQCREFRLIPDVIEKFIGGFVFTSAVGQGGGIVFHKDLGMCQKILSDLKVHSIRNIDYSIVVLDIGRNNATCYPGGKIAIDRGYLDKIDRFVSHKKEMGFNGYVDPETGKTISYENVTKKDVLAALIGHEMIHADARHGMRVLEQELAWSILSSAAKLLLAIKLAPLIGTVTAICTTMIIGAAVEVIAWSYFSSRDHHQEFEADQYGMINTSKAGYSVSGSFFLQVVLNDGEAIVSYDSPYTKFFMKLLDLFFGDTHPSYQERQKALFDQLSSDQFIAVGKPTTAS from the coding sequence ATGTCTGCAATTATCGATGGAACAGAAGGAAGTACTGGAGCTGAATTTTTTGAGCTTCATGAAAATCAAGAAGAGCCTCCTCTAAACACAAAAACCTCTTCCATAGCAACCTCCGTATTTAATTATTTTTTCCCAAGACACCCTTATACTCAATGTCGAGAATTTCGTCTGATTCCAGATGTTATAGAAAAGTTTATAGGTGGATTTGTTTTTACTAGTGCAGTAGGTCAGGGGGGGGGGATTGTTTTCCATAAAGATCTTGGGATGTGTCAGAAGATATTATCAGACTTAAAAGTACACTCGATACGAAACATAGATTATAGCATTGTTGTTCTTGATATAGGAAGGAACAACGCTACGTGTTACCCTGGTGGGAAAATTGCAATTGATCGAGGTTATTTGGACAAAATTGATCGGTTTGTAAGTCATAAAAAAGAAATGGGTTTCAACGGGTATGTAGACCCGGAAACAGGAAAGACAATCAGTTATGAGAATGTTACAAAAAAAGACGTTCTTGCTGCTTTAATTGGCCATGAAATGATTCATGCTGACGCTAGACACGGAATGAGAGTTTTGGAACAGGAACTAGCTTGGAGCATCTTATCTTCCGCTGCGAAACTGTTGCTGGCAATTAAATTAGCACCATTAATAGGAACCGTCACCGCAATCTGTACAACAATGATTATTGGAGCGGCGGTTGAGGTGATTGCGTGGAGCTATTTTAGCTCTAGAGATCATCATCAAGAATTTGAGGCTGATCAATATGGCATGATCAACACCTCCAAAGCCGGGTACAGCGTTAGTGGATCTTTCTTTTTGCAAGTGGTTCTTAATGATGGAGAAGCTATAGTATCATATGATAGTCCCTATACGAAGTTCTTTATGAAGCTTTTGGATCTTTTTTTTGGGGATACGCACCCTTCCTATCAAGAAAGACAGAAAGCCTTATTCGACCAATTAAGTAGTGATCAGTTTATAGCTGTAGGAAAGCCGACGACAGCTTCATAG
- a CDS encoding DNA polymerase III subunit: MSKIEELPGNSKVKKHLSKLLEKTPHALLFEGPKGVGKGEFAQGFARELLKTSKKDPPDLRHLYPEGKAHLHPMHSIRQFIDETALPPFEADRKVFIIYEADRMLPSSSNALLKTLEEPLGPVTIILVSSRPDFLLPTITSRCFRVPFSLLSEEEIIAALIPEKKPGEARKIALLSHGNLDKARTLASKEKDLLPEQMFHVGFRLLRGDLPTSKELPEGANAEEALSYLFYFYRDLHLLQSGASPSLLFYQDKAEVLSRITVPLPSLEIIQNRIEKALLATELHLPLSHALPALIK; this comes from the coding sequence ATGTCTAAAATAGAAGAGCTTCCAGGAAATTCAAAAGTAAAAAAACACCTAAGTAAGCTGCTTGAAAAGACGCCTCATGCTCTCCTTTTTGAAGGGCCTAAGGGAGTAGGAAAAGGGGAGTTTGCTCAAGGGTTCGCTCGGGAACTTCTTAAGACAAGCAAGAAAGACCCCCCTGACCTTCGCCACCTTTATCCAGAGGGAAAAGCGCATCTCCATCCAATGCATTCTATTCGCCAGTTTATTGATGAAACAGCTCTGCCCCCTTTTGAAGCTGACAGAAAAGTCTTTATCATCTATGAAGCCGATCGTATGCTTCCATCAAGTAGTAATGCCCTTCTAAAGACCCTAGAAGAACCTCTTGGTCCGGTCACCATCATTCTTGTTTCTTCTCGCCCTGATTTTCTTCTTCCCACGATCACCTCAAGGTGTTTTCGTGTTCCCTTTTCTCTTCTATCGGAAGAAGAAATTATTGCAGCCTTGATTCCTGAAAAAAAGCCTGGTGAAGCGCGAAAAATAGCGCTTCTTTCTCATGGGAATCTTGATAAGGCACGGACCCTTGCTTCAAAAGAAAAGGATTTACTTCCCGAGCAGATGTTTCATGTGGGTTTCCGTCTCCTCCGCGGCGACCTCCCTACTTCAAAAGAGCTTCCTGAAGGTGCTAATGCGGAAGAAGCCCTTTCCTACCTCTTCTACTTCTATCGAGACCTTCATCTTCTCCAAAGCGGCGCGAGCCCTTCTCTTCTTTTCTATCAGGATAAGGCAGAGGTCCTCTCTCGCATCACTGTTCCTTTACCCTCTCTAGAAATCATTCAGAATCGGATTGAGAAGGCCCTTCTTGCCACTGAGCTCCACCTTCCTCTTTCTCATGCGCTACCAGCATTAATAAAATAG
- the tmk gene encoding dTMP kinase: MKKRNKGLFVTFEGGEGAGKTTLINRVYDVLTAKGHSVVSTLEPGGTSLGKEVRNLLLHQKKSPVCRQSELFLYLADRAQHVQELILPALEEGKIVLCDRFNDSTLAYQGVARSLNVDLLRGLCLAATDGLVPNLTLYLDLDPKVGLSRAKQKNTYDRLEEENLSFHTNVREAFLSLAKDEPNRFHVIDASKDVDSVYTAAMGEINDLLCLK; the protein is encoded by the coding sequence GTGAAGAAACGAAATAAAGGTCTTTTCGTCACCTTTGAAGGTGGGGAAGGGGCAGGGAAAACCACCCTGATCAATCGAGTTTACGATGTGCTTACAGCAAAGGGGCACTCGGTGGTTTCGACGCTGGAGCCAGGTGGCACCTCTTTAGGAAAAGAAGTCCGAAACCTTCTGCTTCATCAAAAGAAAAGTCCTGTCTGTCGGCAAAGTGAATTATTCCTCTATCTAGCTGATCGTGCTCAGCATGTTCAGGAGCTCATTTTGCCCGCTCTTGAAGAAGGGAAAATTGTTCTCTGTGACCGATTTAATGATTCCACGCTGGCTTATCAAGGCGTGGCTCGTTCTTTGAATGTGGATCTTCTTCGCGGGCTCTGTTTAGCTGCAACGGATGGGCTAGTTCCTAACCTGACCTTGTATCTAGATCTTGACCCTAAAGTTGGACTTTCTCGCGCTAAGCAAAAAAACACCTATGATCGCCTGGAAGAGGAAAACCTTAGCTTTCACACAAACGTGCGTGAAGCCTTTCTCTCCCTTGCTAAGGATGAACCCAATAGGTTCCATGTCATCGACGCTTCAAAAGATGTTGATTCTGTTTATACTGCCGCTATGGGAGAGATTAACGATTTGCTATGTCTAAAATAG
- the gyrA gene encoding DNA topoisomerase (ATP-hydrolyzing) subunit A, translating into MSYLEGETVVPRSVEEEMKESYLRYSMSVIIARALPDVRDGLKPSQRRILFAMRQLNLSPGAKHRKCAKICGDTSGDYHPHGEQVIYPTLVRMAQDWVMRYTMVQGQGNFGSIDGDPPAAMRYTEARLTKPSMALMEDLDKETVEYAPNYDETKKEPTVFPAKFPNLLCNGSSGIAVGMATNIPPHNLKELCRATEMLIDNPKVSIDEIMEVMPAPDFPTGGMICGYRGIKEAFHTGRGKLMLRGTLHVEDIKNSDKQRIVIDEVPYNMNKSRLVERIADLVNDKQITGVSDIRDESDKDGMRVVIELKKGEIPDVIINQLYKFTDMQVTFGCNMLALDKGLPRIMNIKQMIAAWIDHRIEVVRARTRFELNKAEARAHILEGYLKALDHLDEVVKLIRGSQNRDEAKLKLIEKYEFSDRQVNAVLDLKLYQLTGMEKEKIEGEYADLQAKIAHYRAVLASETLVRGIIKDELQEVQAFDKTERKTQIVPAEGEFQMEDLIADEPVILTISNDDYIKRMPIGTFKEQRRGGQGVIGFDHKKETDTIKDIYVASTHDTIMFFTNFGRVYWVKVWQIPESGRRSKGKPLVNLLEGLSEGEQIAAQLRVRRFDEEGASILLATKRGVVKKTLLESFSSPRRKGVYAINIDDGDEVIAAHIVRLKEQMMLFTHEGMAVRFDQDQVRTMGRVARGVRGVKLKSSSDRVVSCEVVRGNETVLVVCENGFGKRSSVEQFRHTKRGGVGVRSIITSKRNGQVVGALSVGDKDSVVLMASSGHTLRLSMQDIRVMGRSTQGVKVVNLKNSDTLIAMQKIEHLEEEEKESEETK; encoded by the coding sequence ATGTCCTACCTTGAAGGAGAAACTGTTGTACCACGGAGTGTGGAAGAGGAGATGAAGGAGAGTTATCTCCGTTACTCCATGTCGGTTATTATTGCCCGTGCTCTTCCAGATGTTCGCGACGGTCTTAAACCCTCACAGCGTCGAATCCTTTTTGCGATGAGGCAGCTCAATTTGAGCCCAGGGGCTAAGCATCGAAAATGTGCGAAAATTTGTGGTGACACCTCTGGGGATTACCATCCTCATGGTGAACAAGTCATTTATCCCACCCTTGTCCGAATGGCACAAGATTGGGTGATGCGCTACACAATGGTGCAGGGGCAAGGAAACTTCGGCTCTATCGACGGTGATCCTCCTGCTGCAATGAGATATACAGAAGCACGTCTTACAAAACCTTCGATGGCTCTTATGGAGGATCTCGATAAGGAAACAGTTGAGTATGCTCCAAACTACGATGAAACCAAAAAAGAACCAACAGTTTTTCCTGCGAAATTCCCTAACCTTCTTTGTAATGGATCCTCTGGAATTGCGGTTGGGATGGCAACGAATATTCCTCCCCACAACTTGAAAGAGCTCTGCAGAGCAACTGAGATGCTGATCGACAATCCAAAAGTTTCGATCGATGAGATTATGGAAGTGATGCCTGCCCCTGATTTTCCAACAGGTGGAATGATTTGTGGTTACCGAGGGATTAAAGAAGCTTTCCATACTGGTCGCGGTAAGCTTATGCTCCGAGGAACTCTTCATGTTGAAGATATCAAAAATTCAGATAAGCAACGTATTGTAATTGACGAAGTTCCATACAATATGAACAAGTCCCGTCTTGTCGAGAGAATTGCTGATCTTGTGAATGATAAGCAAATCACTGGGGTTTCTGATATCCGAGATGAGTCCGACAAAGATGGAATGCGAGTGGTGATTGAACTGAAGAAGGGAGAAATTCCTGACGTTATTATCAATCAACTCTACAAATTTACCGATATGCAGGTGACCTTTGGTTGCAATATGCTAGCCCTTGATAAAGGCCTTCCTCGTATCATGAATATCAAGCAGATGATTGCTGCTTGGATCGATCACCGTATTGAAGTTGTTCGTGCAAGAACGCGCTTTGAACTCAACAAAGCTGAAGCACGCGCGCACATTTTAGAAGGTTACCTTAAAGCCCTAGATCACCTTGATGAAGTTGTTAAGTTGATTCGAGGAAGCCAAAATAGGGACGAGGCTAAGCTCAAACTAATCGAGAAATATGAGTTCTCCGACCGCCAAGTCAACGCTGTTCTTGATCTCAAACTCTATCAATTAACCGGAATGGAGAAAGAAAAGATTGAAGGGGAGTACGCCGATCTTCAAGCAAAGATTGCCCATTACCGTGCAGTTCTTGCGAGTGAAACTCTTGTAAGAGGGATCATCAAGGACGAACTTCAAGAAGTGCAAGCTTTTGATAAAACAGAAAGAAAGACACAGATTGTTCCTGCTGAGGGAGAGTTTCAGATGGAAGATCTGATTGCTGACGAGCCAGTGATCCTGACCATCTCCAATGATGATTACATCAAGAGAATGCCGATTGGAACCTTTAAAGAGCAGAGAAGGGGTGGGCAAGGTGTGATTGGTTTTGATCATAAGAAAGAGACCGACACAATTAAAGACATTTATGTTGCCTCAACCCATGACACTATTATGTTCTTCACAAACTTTGGCCGTGTTTATTGGGTCAAAGTATGGCAAATTCCTGAGTCAGGCAGACGTTCAAAAGGAAAGCCACTTGTTAACCTCCTCGAAGGGCTAAGCGAAGGGGAGCAAATTGCAGCGCAGCTCCGAGTCCGTCGTTTCGACGAAGAAGGGGCTTCGATCCTTTTAGCTACCAAGCGGGGAGTGGTGAAGAAAACTCTTCTAGAGTCCTTCAGCTCACCTCGCCGAAAAGGGGTCTATGCGATCAATATCGATGATGGTGATGAAGTGATTGCTGCTCATATCGTTCGTCTTAAAGAACAAATGATGCTCTTTACTCATGAAGGAATGGCAGTCCGCTTTGACCAAGACCAGGTGCGCACAATGGGAAGAGTGGCTCGAGGAGTTCGCGGTGTCAAACTTAAAAGTAGCAGCGACCGCGTGGTTTCCTGTGAAGTGGTGCGTGGCAATGAGACCGTCCTCGTTGTCTGCGAAAACGGTTTTGGAAAGAGATCTAGCGTTGAACAGTTTAGACACACTAAGCGAGGAGGCGTAGGAGTCCGCTCGATTATTACCAGCAAGCGTAATGGACAAGTGGTTGGAGCCCTTTCTGTTGGTGATAAGGACAGTGTTGTCTTAATGGCGAGCTCTGGGCATACCCTTCGCCTTAGTATGCAAGATATCCGAGTAATGGGACGCTCTACTCAAGGAGTGAAAGTCGTTAATCTAAAAAATAGCGATACTTTAATTGCTATGCAAAAGATCGAACACCTCGAAGAAGAAGAAAAAGAGAGTGAAGAAACGAAATAA